Below is a genomic region from Castanea sativa cultivar Marrone di Chiusa Pesio chromosome 2, ASM4071231v1.
tctttcctttgttgatAAAGAAGTAAAAATATTTACCTCTATACAATTATGGAGTTCTAATTTGCAATATAAGATTTTTAGATTGTTAACATTAATGAAAAAGGAGAGCATAATTAATGGTGAGCATATGATTATGCCAGTAGTTTTATGGGTTTTTCCATGGATTTGAAGTAGACACCAGCAATGTAATTTTTAGAACCACATTATTTGAGGGAGAGAGGTAACAGTGGACCATATGACCTGAACTTGGAACTAACATTATGTCTGTTTGGACTTTGGGAtaacttattattttcagatttttgaaattgggTTGTTTGAAAGAGGTGTACTTAGAAAAAAGTgaggtttaaaaagaaaaggctatactatgaaaaaatgttgtttcaAACCTTTTTGATAAGTCAACATGGGATACCACAAAGGATGGGCGTTACCACTGAACTATTACTTAAACCCCCAAATGGGCACTATTTATTGTGGAATTTTTACATCATCAATCTTATGAAGTTGACTGACTGCCTTTTTTAGACTGAATGCAATTTTGGGAGGAAGTGTTAGAACATTCACATATAGAAATGCCAAAAAAATTGCATCTTATATCATCCaaaactactttatttattttacattaccACTTAACAATACACCCTAGACTTCATGCTTTATTCTCTTACCACTAtatttaaatgttattttaacAATCTTGTATTTGTTGGGTCATGAACGGATTTGacattcttttcctctttttgatTTGGTAGTTGTGGAAATATTCCCTATAGAATTATATTAGTTTGTGATTGTGCTATGTTGAATCTTGGATATTGTGAATTTGAAAAACATGAATTGAAAGAACTCACTTATTAGAAAGAacttattagttttaaaaatagaaagaacaCATGAATTGAAAGGCTTAGATTAGAGCCCTTTAAAGAAAATCAATCAAGTGCTTAGGAGAgtttttgagggaaaaaaaaaaaagggaacttcCCCTTTTAAAGTTCTATAgttttttgttatcattttgaTTTAGCTTATGGGTATTTGACTTGTGAGGATGCTAATGGGCCATTAATCACCTTTAATTTATGCCAGGTATGGACCCACATCGAGTAGGACCCTCTATAGGGACTGTCTTGACGAGGCAACCTATGCATCGTTCAAGTTTGCTTTGGGATGCTCCTTTGGCAGGCGAGGTATGCACTTGTGTCATTGTAATCAATATATGTAGTAGAAAGATTTTGGGCATTATGTTTGAAGTGTAATTATTACGTGGTTAGTGAATGTTATTATTAATACTAAGCTGCTTTGTTTGCAGGAAGTGCCAGGTGTTCTGACTTGTCGTCACCGAGATAAAGGTCTGTTTGATGGTGGGTTAGATCCACGGATTGCCACTTACATCACAGATGCGGGGTTAGATGGGCTACTTCGAGTCCCACATATGGACCTTGACCATGCACTGATCACGGCCTTAGTGGAGAGATGGCGGCCAGAGACGCACTCATTCCACTTGCCACACGGTGAGATGACCATCACGCTACAAGACATAGAGGTCATCCTGGGGGTACCTGTACATGGCTTGCCGGTGGTAGGATTTACCCATATGGACAACTGGTGTGACTTTTGCATAGATTTGCTAGGCTTCCTTCCACCGGACAGGCCAGTTGGTACAAAAAAGAACACTGCAGTGTTGGAAGGGCCGAGGATAAGAGCCAAATGGCTGGAGGAGCAGTTTCGCAACCCTCTTCCTGCTGATGCCACTGAGGTATGTGTGCAACAGTATGCTCAGTATTACATACTCCAAATGTTGGGTAGTATACTGTTTATGGACAAATCTGGCGAACGGCTCTCAATCATGTATCtacaatttttcaatccaatcagCAATGGAAAGAATTATAGTTAGGGTAGTGCAACACTAAGTTGGTTATATAGACACCTCTGTAAGGCATCAGAGAAGACAGCCAAGCAAATTGGTGGTGCACTGCTATTAGTGCAGTTGTGGGCGTGGGCGAGGTTTCCACAAATATGTCCTGTGATGAGGCATCCACACCATGCACTGCCCCCAGGTCCACTTGCTGTCAGGTATGTAGGATCTTCAACTTAGTTATCGTTTTACATTTCCGCATTAATTTCTTTCgcatgggaattatgtaagtaaTTAATATGAAGGTTATGTCTGTGTTGTTTGATAGATGGAAAGGGGCTAAGATAACAACTGACCATCCAATGCATGTCCTACGCGCCTATCGTGTGTCGCTTGCTTCGCTCCAGCCAAATCAGGTATCGTGCCTTACAAGTGGGAACCAACCACTTTATGGTTGTTTGTATGGTTGTTTGTAAGATATCGTTACACATATATTGTTAATATGGTTGTTTGCATTTGTTGGATCATTGTAGATTGTCTGGGAGCCATATAGAGATTATTTGGGTTCGCTGCCCGCATATTGTATGGCAGGCCAACACATATGGAGGTCCATCGTGCCACTCATACATTTTTGGGTGATTGAAGGCCATTACCCCGAACGTGTTCTGAGACAGTTTGGGATGAAGCAAGGCGTACCGGACAATGTCGATACTTCAACTGAACTTCACAAGATAACGCTCCAAGGCAAGCAGGAAAAAAATTGGGTTCAAGAACATGCCACTCATATTGCTAGATGGGCAGCGCATGCCACAATTGCTGAATCACCGCCCTTTCATGGGGTAATGAGCTACAATGACGAGTATATGGTGTGGTATCGTTCCATTACTGTTCGGCATATTACAAAAGAGACCTCATACTGGGACACTTTGGTAAGTTTACAAAGATTGTTCTATTATAAATGTACCTTGCTGTGCATAGTTTAGTTCCAAATCCTAACACTACTCTTGTATACTTGTGACAGGTTGAATCACAGTTGAGGATTATGGCGAAGTTCGAACCAGGGTCTGAGTCTACACGGACTGTATGAATGCCTTGCAATCTGTTGAAGAAATCAGTCGATTGACCTTGGACGATGTACGCACTGCGGGCAACGCAAGTGAACCGGCTGTAAGGCGTGGTCGGCAAGCAGGTGGACGTCGAGGGCATGGAGGCCGTCAATCTAGTCAGTGCCATGCATCTAGTCGACATCCCACAACTGCGAGCCGTCACACATCGGGTGGCCGTCACACACCCGTGCATGACCACACGATGGAGGAGGCAAGTCAGACATCAGATGAGATGATGCAGGACACTCGTTATGACATGGGCTCCATGGCACATGATGATGCGGGTCCATCCCATACGTTTGCCCAGACATGTCGGTCCCCATCCATGGTTCGCGATGATACCTGCCCACCCACATCCTCTCCCCCATCGACTACCGGCACTATCCCCGGAGATGTATGTGgtagagatgagatgagattcatGCCCACCCCTGGGCTACCCACCCCTGGTGCCATCCAGACAGAAATACCCACCCCCCCACCTGAGGCTTCACACAGTGAGGATCGGCCGCGAAGGCCGCAACGGACACGGACACATCCTCTTGACTGTGGGACTGGACATGGTACTCTCCCCTCTTATACTGATTACATATGCATTTctttatggttaaatgatttgaATATGAGTATTTGCTTGTGTTCTTTTCAGGCAAGGTGAGACCAGTTAAGGAACCAGTGAGGAGAAGAAAACGGGGATGATTTTCGATGGTCAATTGCATTGGTGGAACCAAAGGGTGAGACCAGTCAAAGGTCTTAGTGAGCGCTAAATGGCACAGGCAAGAACTTATGTGAGCGCTACATGGTTTCCAAACTTTTATGTCATTTATGATTAGATATGTTCCTTTTATGGATTTGACACgctaattttgtatttttaatcaTAGAGAAAATCTTGTAAATTTCactttcaaatattaaaaaaaaaaattagggattTTTTTCACTTTAGAAGTAATGGAAGCTGGAAAATATAATAGTTTTATCAGAAgataattttatatgtataatcaATGAATTATAAGCAAAATTCGAATTTATTGTTGTCCTTTTGCATTGTGTCACACTTGTGTTCCAAGTTCATATGCTTGCAATAAAGCATGAAAGAGGCATAGAATGTTAGCTTTACAACATAGCTAATTTTAGATATTGTCTTGGGCTCCTAGCTCTTGTATTTTTCATTTGGGCTCCTtatctctctcaaaattttgcGATCAACCCATGATGTTGTTCTAGCGTCAATGGGCTGAAGGGactgtttgtgtttgtgtttgtgtttgtgtttgtgtaattatctttagtattttttttttaatagtacgtATGAATTGTATCTAGTTATTTTTAGCTTTGTATTGATAGGACTTTTTCTAGATTTATCAGCTTTATAAATTAAGCATTTTCACATTTGCATTGGATTTGACTTATATTGGGGTTTGTAACTAGAAATTAGGACCTTGAATTGAAGATCCAAAACCTTAAAATGCATCTATGTCTATCATGAATTGGGATTTTTCccttcattttatttatatcataTTGATTTTTTAGGACATGTTCAGTGAAAGTAAAGTTCTAATATTATATGGGTCTGAACATATATGGTGTTTTTCGAGTTGGGTTTTGATAATTTCTGTCTCATCTCATCCTATATCATTGTATgcttaatttttgaagtaaaaagGGTCCTACCAAGTGCACAAAGATCCCATTTTGCGGGGTCTGGGACGGGTGATTGGTAGGTACCCTTACTAGTTTACcccaaattttctaaaattaattattattattattattattatttggttgTCTTTGTTAAATCTTTTGATAAGCATTAATTGGTTTTGGTAATACCTCAATTGCCAAGGTTCAACCTGAGGTCCGAAGTTGGACTGTTGGATAGGCTAGACAATAGCTTTTGTACAGTGAACAGTTTTTTAACTGATATAGTATTGTTTGAAGCGGTATCATTGTCGTGTGGTGAGTGGTGATGCAGAGGTTCCATCTGTACAAGTAGAGGTGGCTTACCTGCTAATTTTCTATGTAATTCTTCAtctattttgaaatttcattgtATTCTGAAATGGGTCTTCTTGTCATTACAATATGCAGTTCCTGTCTATGAAACTAGCTGCTGTGAATCCAAGGCTCGACTTCAACATTGAAGATTTCTTTGGAAAAGaggtaagaaaaatataaatatgtgaAGTATATAAAGCATGTGTGTATTAGCCATCCATTTGGCAATGAAAATTGATTTGCCTGAAGACTCTTGATTACTAGCTCTAcaggtcaattttttttagaaatattcaTGTCCTTCAATTTCATCGGGAACCCTTAGGTGTCCAGCATTTCCTTATGTTGCTCATTCTGTTTTACTTCAATATCAACAGATGTTTCCTGCTTGCTCAACAAGTTTTCCAACAATTGGAATGTCATCCGAAATGACTAATCCTGCCTACCTTCAGTTTAATCCAGCACAAGTGGTTGCGTGTTGTGGTTTGGAAATGGGGATAAATTCATCTGATATGGCTCTTCGACGAACCATCAGTGCACCTGTGTCGATCCCTGAAACATATATTGACACGCCCTGCTTCACTGTAATTGCTTCTAAACTTTGTGTTCCAATGCTGTTCTGTGTCAATTTAAATTCAtcaatttctaaaatatatcaAACTTGCCCTGCAGCAGCTACCGCCTTCTTCAACTTGGGATGCTGATTTACAAAACCTGCTCAATCTAGAGTTCCATCAAGGAAGATCAACATCCTTTCCTTCCCAACCATTTACAGGTAGATGTAGCTAGCATGTCACACTTTTTGGTTCCATGTTTCCATCAGTTTAAGGTGAAAATGAAGTaaagtggattttttgaaatttgaccAATGATAGAGACCATATAGTACCCCCCACAAACTTTAATGATTTTTTCTAAGAAAGAATAGTATATGCTTTTTCATTGAAATCAAGAAAGTTGATAATAAGGatctctctatctttttcttcCAAAATGATTAAATCCACAGCTTGTTTTCAGTGACCATAAGACACCCACATCCTGTTTTGATAGAAAAAGGAAGCCACCATAGGTGTGGTGCCTTTGACACTATACCACATAATCGCTATCATCATCAAATAATGGCGAATATGCATGAAAACAAACACTTGCTAAAGAGAGTTGCATAAATTGAAATGGGTCTACTCTCTACTTACTATGAGCTAAGTCCATGAAACACATGAACTTGTGctttttggttgttttaatCACAGCATCAATTGGTGCTTGATATCATCTTCCACTTTCCATGTCTACGAACTCCATCATATAGCCCATTTTCAAgacccccccccctcctcccaTCCGCAAATTAAATGAAACATTTGCCAAATGCTGACACTAAAAGCACTTCATTGTTTTTACAGGTTCCATTGAAGCTAGCAATCTAAAGATGGAGATGTGAATCGATGTGTCCATCATACAATTTCTTGGATGAGTTTACTCCACATGCCTCTGATCcagattctttctttttcttttttctagttAAAGTACATAACGTATATAGTTGTATGTATACTTGCCTCATAGTATGAATAAGATAAATATCTATTAACCTCGACaatctttgtttgtttcttttctgtCATAATCGCACCATTATGAGATTAAATTGCGTgaggtactaagaaaagttgatGGTGATAGATGACAGGACCAAGGGTGGTACAAAGACGAATAAAGTAATAAGACCAAGctaatctagttttttttttttttttttttaatatttatcagAAGCTAATCTAGTTTACATCCTTTTAATTTCAAACTGTTTTGCTATTACAGTAAACACTAAAGATAACTCCCTTGTTTGAGCTAAATAAACCTCTCAATCCAATTTCAATACAAAACACTACAAAATTAATCAGACCTGCAAGCTGTGATTGGgatggaagaactgccacaacATATTTGTTAATGTGAAAGGAATGTGTCTCAGTAATCCAGTGGCACAATTGTCCCTCCATTGGATGAACCTGAGAGACAACTTCAGGCACTCTTGTGAAGGACACACAAGACATGAACCAACTGGTGGACCGACTGCCTTCAATTTTTAGACAGAACAATATGTTGATTGAGACGCTTATAATTATGCAGCAGAATAATGAATAGACTAATAATTATATCCAGATAGAGAGAGAACAAAGATATCCAATCCTTGCACAACTCATTAGAAAGGTCTCAAGTCCCTAGGGAACTAGCAGTCTAGCACATTATAATTGAATCACATCATTAACATATCTACTTTTATTTCCAAACTTCTGAGTTTAATGTATGACAGAACATAAAGGGATCAAACATCAATAATGCCCTGGCAACAAAGATACATCCCCCAATAAAAACAATGAAGTAAAAAGGGAGAAATGACCCTCATTCATGCAGCAGCTTCTCATTCCCTTTCAGTTACACCATAAATATGATGATAAATTCAGCAATGTTAAAGTTATTAACAGCCTAtgcctaaaattaaaaatacaaaataaaaaaaatacatgatcTACAAAAAAGTTCGTTGAAAAGTTTGACAGTAAATGATACTCGAGTACCCCAATCTCGAGTACTGATTAGTTGTACTCGAGCTCCTTGAACTCGAGTACTACTCTGTATGGTTACTATATATCATACCCGAGGAATACTCGAATTTGACGTACTCGGGTACTTCCTAGCACAGTACTCGAGTCCTGAAGACTTGAGTAATACGTTCCATACTTATTGCAAGCACCGACTTCCCTGACGGCAACCACCACATAAATGCATAAtcaatggtactcgagttctcCGAACTCGAGTACCTCTTCAGAATACATTCCCATCACCTTTCGTCTATTTTTGGTTAAACAACGTCTGAACTCTAAGTTTGACCATCTTCCCAGCTCCACGTGACGAGTCAGAGCACTTCGTGTGCACAGCAGCTACTGGTAGTTGGGAAGGCATCTGCAGGTCCTCTTCTATTGCAAGACCAACGTGCTGTCTAGTTATCCGTTGGGTCAACCTTGCTGTGACCAGAACGTAGAGGTAATAGCTAAGTGTTTTGTTTGCTGGTTGTTACGTATGTGGTGTTTTTGTACTCCATGAGTAGTTTTTTGTAGTCCctaatttttcaataataactATGTACAACTGCTGATATTCACACCTTTGTAgtgaagtttcaaaaat
It encodes:
- the LOC142625042 gene encoding serine/threonine-protein phosphatase 7 long form homolog; this translates as MHVLRAYRVSLASLQPNQIVWEPYRDYLGSLPAYCMAGQHIWRSIVPLIHFWVIEGHYPERVLRQFGMKQGVPDNVDTSTELHKITLQGKQEKNWVQEHATHIARWAAHATIAESPPFHGVMSYNDEYMVWYRSITVRHITKETSYWDTLVESQLRIMAKFEPGSESTRTV
- the LOC142625043 gene encoding transcription factor bHLH49-like, with amino-acid sequence MVFFELGFDNFCLISSYIIYCLKRYHCRVVSGDAEVPSVQVEFLSMKLAAVNPRLDFNIEDFFGKEMFPACSTSFPTIGMSSEMTNPAYLQFNPAQVVACCGLEMGINSSDMALRRTISAPVSIPETYIDTPCFTQLPPSSTWDADLQNLLNLEFHQGRSTSFPSQPFTGSIEASNLKMEM